Genomic window (Paraburkholderia phenazinium):
CGCGGATGCGTATTTTCTGCGTGGCGAGGCGCAGCAAACGGCCCAGCAACACGCAGCGGCCACGGCGAGCTACGACGAGGTACTCAAGCGCAAGCCGAACCATGCGGACGCCTTGAACAACCGCGGCAATGCCTACCATGCGCTGCTCCAGCATGCGCGCGCACTGCAGGACTACGACACAGCCATCGCACTGAACCCGGCCAAAGCCTCGTTTCATAACAACCGGGGCCTCGCGATCAAGGCGCTCGGCGATCATTCGCTTGCGATGGGCTGCTTTCAGCGGGCGATTGCGCTCCAGCCGGACTACGCGCTTGCCCACTTCAACCTGGGACTGTCGCTGTTTGCACTGCGCCGCTATCGGGATGCTGCCGCGAGCCATGACGAAGCGATCCGCCTCATGCCGGGTCATGGCCCGTTTCACTGGGGCCGTGCGGACGCATTGCGCGCAGGCGGCACGTACGAAGCCTCACTGGTGTCGTACGACACGGCACTTTCCCTTGAACCCAACAACACGTACATCTACAACAATCGTGGCTTGTTGCTGCATTTCTGGGGCAGGCACCACGAAGCGCTAGCGGATTTCGCTACGGCGATACGCCTCGATCCCAGCCACGCGGACGCCCATTGCAATCGCGGCATGGCGCTGGAAGCGTTGGGGCAATATACGGATGCACTCGGCCACTACGACGCGGCCATCGCGCTCTCGCCGAACCACGCGGCCGCGCATTTCAATCATGCGCTCTGCGATCTCACACTGGGGCGCTTCCGCGAAGGGTGGCCGGAACATGAATGGCGCTGGCAGACGGAACAACTCAAGTCGTCCGAACTGATTTCGGATAAACCGCTATGGCTGGGGCAACAATCGCTGCGCGGCAAACGGATGCTCGTGCATGCCGAACAGGGCCTCGGCGACAGCCTGCAGTTTTGCCGCTATCTGCCGATGGTCGCCGAACTCGGCGCCACGCTGATCGTGCAGGTTCAGGCACCGCTCGTGCCGCTGATCAGGACAATGCCCGGCGTCGCCCAGGTGGTCGCGCAAGGCGAGGTGTTGCCCGAGTTCGATCTTCATTGCCCGTTTATCAGCCTGCCGCTCGCGTTCGGGACCACGCTGGATACAGTGCCGTTCGTGCCGCGCTACGTGGCGCCCTCTGCGCAGAAGACGCTAGCGTGGCAACGGCGTCTGGGCGTGAGGCAAGCGCTTCGCATCGGTCTGGTGTGGGCCGGCGGCCCGCACAGTTCGCGTGCGGTTCAGCGCCCCGTCGATGCACGCCGGTCGATTCATCTGTCGAAGTTCGCCGGTCTGAACCTGCCCGGTGCGGCGTTTTTCAGCTTGCAGAAAGGCGAGCCGGCCGTTTCGCAGTTACGGGAACTGGAGGCAGCAGGCTGGCGTGGGCCCGCCATCCTGGACCCTACCGCTGAACTAAACGACTTCGAGGACACGGCCGCGTTAGTCGATCAGTTGGACCTGGTGATCTCGGTCGATACCTCCGTCGCGCATCTGGCAGGCGCGCTCGGCAAGCCGGTATGGCTGCTGAACCGCTTCGACACCTGCTGGCGCTGGATGACGGAGCGGGACGACAGTCCCTGGTACCCCAGCATGAGGATCTTTCGCCAACCGGCGGCGGGCGATTGGGAGAGCGTGATTGCGCAGGTCCGTGTGGAGTTGCAGCGTCTGTTAGACGGAGAGCCCGGACGCTAGCCACGCAAGCACGCATGGCTAGCATGGCATGGCGTGGCTCTGCACGGCGTCATGTCATGCCACGCAGCCGGCACAGCGCAAGCCGCACGCTTCAATAAACATCGCGCACATAGCGCTTCTCCCGCGCCAGCCCGTTGACATATTCGAGCGCTTTCTCGTCGCTCATGCCGCCGTGGCCGGCCACCACCGCCTTCAAGGCCGCATCTACGTCTTTCGCCATCCGGCTGGCGTCGCCGCACACATAGAGATGCGCGCCGGACTCGAGCCACGCCCACAACTCCGCACCGTGTTCGCGCATCCGGTCCTGCACGTAGATCTTCTCGCTCTGGTCGCGCGAGAAGGCCAGGTCGAGCCGGTTCAGCAGGCCCTTCGCTCGCATCGTGTCCAGCTCGTCGCCGTAATAGAAGTCCGTCGCGGCATGCTGCTCGCCGAAGAACAGCCAGTTGCGGCCCGTGTCGCCGCGTGCCAGCCGTTCATGCAGGAAGCCGCGGAACGGCGCCACACCGGTGCCCGGTCCCACCATGATCATCGGCGTATCGCCGTCGTGCGGTGGACGAAAATGTGCGGACTTTTGCACGTACACCGGGACGCTGACATCGCCTGCGCGATCCGCAAGGAAGGTCGACGACAC
Coding sequences:
- a CDS encoding tetratricopeptide repeat protein, coding for MTPSQADITAQAQHMALQAATLFQGGQVAQAHEVCLAAVQLAPHACEVLLLLAFIALHARQPQESIDWANRAIAENSELADAYFLRGEAQQTAQQHAAATASYDEVLKRKPNHADALNNRGNAYHALLQHARALQDYDTAIALNPAKASFHNNRGLAIKALGDHSLAMGCFQRAIALQPDYALAHFNLGLSLFALRRYRDAAASHDEAIRLMPGHGPFHWGRADALRAGGTYEASLVSYDTALSLEPNNTYIYNNRGLLLHFWGRHHEALADFATAIRLDPSHADAHCNRGMALEALGQYTDALGHYDAAIALSPNHAAAHFNHALCDLTLGRFREGWPEHEWRWQTEQLKSSELISDKPLWLGQQSLRGKRMLVHAEQGLGDSLQFCRYLPMVAELGATLIVQVQAPLVPLIRTMPGVAQVVAQGEVLPEFDLHCPFISLPLAFGTTLDTVPFVPRYVAPSAQKTLAWQRRLGVRQALRIGLVWAGGPHSSRAVQRPVDARRSIHLSKFAGLNLPGAAFFSLQKGEPAVSQLRELEAAGWRGPAILDPTAELNDFEDTAALVDQLDLVISVDTSVAHLAGALGKPVWLLNRFDTCWRWMTERDDSPWYPSMRIFRQPAAGDWESVIAQVRVELQRLLDGEPGR